The following proteins are co-located in the Microplitis demolitor isolate Queensland-Clemson2020A chromosome 3, iyMicDemo2.1a, whole genome shotgun sequence genome:
- the LOC103569688 gene encoding uncharacterized protein LOC103569688 has translation MLHGVIYFCIIAGAFGEYVRNGPCPEVNAEEPLDMDRMSGLWIRYGEGDYYSDKAQKCGQQFWSSPNDEGVSTIVSTSVSTKTNEMLKIIGEVSLITNNKVSFDHHVPILGLTHRECNYIGVDYDKYIVAWTCVNNGTTHTETPMIFTREKNPTFDVLKVAREVYARNGLEFTNVIRDNQDCF, from the exons ATGCTGCACggtgttatttatttttgcataaTTGCTGGAGCTTTTGGTGAATATGTGAGAAATGGTCCTTGCCCTGAGGTGAATGCTGAGGAACCACTTGATATGGACAGa atgaGTGGATTATGGATCAGGTATGGAGAGGGCGATTATTATTCGGACAAAGCACAAAAGTGTGGGCAACAATTTTGGTCTTCACCTAACGATGAGGGTGTATCAACAATTGTTTCTACTAGCGTTTCGACTaa aACCAACGAGATGTTGAAAATTATAGGCGAGGTATCTTTGATTACCAATAATAAGGTAAGTTTCGATCACCATGTACCAATTTTGGGATTGACCCATCGAGAATGCAATTATATTGGCGTTGATTATGACAAGTACATAGTAGCTTGGACCTGTGTGAATAATGGAACTACGCA TACTGAAACCCCGATGATATTTACACGCGAGAAAAACCCAACTTTTGATGTTTTGAAAGTAGCGAGAGAAGTATACGCTCGCAATGGTCTTGAATTCACGAATGTAATCAGAGATAACCAAGAttgcttttaa